The nucleotide sequence TTTTGGGCTCAAGGAAAGTAATGGCCGGTGGAATTTGGCCACTAAAGACTGCCGTGGCATGCTTGTCCAGCTTATTAAGCACAAACGAGAGCGCTAAAGCGGCCGACAATTCATCGACGGTGGGGTTTCGGCTCACCGTTACGAGAATATTCGTCGCGCCCTTGATACGTTCTACGATTTGCTGCTTGGCATTACCGTCCATACATTACCTTAAATTACTGTTTATTTGTTCGTATTTTGTCTTACCTTATCATAAAATCTTATAGGTTGTCAATTACAGCTTTTGCCTAGACTTTGCTACAGTGGCTGAGTAACCTTGAGAGTTTTATCTAAGAAAGGCTCACAGGATGAACGCACGTCCGCGGGATGTAGTGACCACAGGTAGCGGAGCCGCTCAACTAAGGAAATACCTTGAGTATTTTGGCAGCGAATGACCAGAAAAACTGCCGCTCGACCAAAGCAAATGGGTAGATGACGCCAGTTACGACGCACCTCAGGGAATATTGACGGTGTGGGCAGATGGCGAGTGGCAAGCAACATTTAGCGTCAACTCGTTGACTGAAGATATCAAGCGCAAAGTTACAGGCACCACTGTGACGCTTGAGTAGTATTCGGCCAGTCTGCAAGAACTGTAGACTGGCCGCTCAAAAATTTATCAATACTTTACATTTTATCAGTTCTCCGCTATAGTAGCCCTGATTATAGTCATTACTTTTTAAAGGTAGTAAAGGAAATAACAACCACATATGCCACTTATTAAATCAGCCATTAAGCGAATGAAACAGACGGCGAAACGACGCGCGCGTAACGTCGCGATTAAGCGTGACATTAAAGGTGCCGTGAAGGCTTTTTTCGCTAACCCGAGCGCCGAAACTTTGAGTGCCGCACAAAGCGAACTTGACACCGCCGTTAAGAAGAAGCTTTTGAAAAAGAATACCGTCTCGCGCCGCAAGGCACAGCTAGCGAAAGCCGCCAAAGAAGCTGGCGTGAAGCTTGGAAGCAGCAAAAAGAAGACCGCAGACGAAGCACCTGCTAAAAAACCTGCTGCCAAGAAGACCACTACTGCAAAAGCTGACACCAAGAAAAAGACCGCTGAAACTAAAAAGCCAAAGAAAACTGAAGAAAAATAATCTTCTCTTCCAAAAAATACTCCATCTCTCCCCAGTGGAGTATTTTTTATGGCATCATTTTATAAAGCGCTTTTTCAATCAGGAGCCAGGGCTCGCCTGAAGAAGTTTTTAATTGATCGTCGAGCCGCACGAGTTCGTGGAGCATTTGTTTTATCTCTTGGGGCGACAGACGTTTGGCACTTGCCTGCATTTTTTTGATCGGATATGGATGTGCATCTATCGCTTTAGCTATTTCGTCTGCACTTTTTTGTGGCGCTTCACCCACAAGCGCCAATTGAAAGAGCTGTTGGGCGAGCAAGCCAAAAAAACGATACGGATCTTCGCTGGTTTTTAGTACAGCGAGCACGTCAGTAAGCTCGGAAGATTTTTTGGCGAGTAAAGCGTCGAGGACAGCAAAAGCATTCGCCTGTGGTACCGCCTCAATGATTTTTTTAATAGTTTCCTCATCAAAAGCATCACTGAGAAGCAGCTTTTCAAAGGCGTGCCGCAGCTGCCATTGGTCTGTGCCTACCCTTTCAACTAATAACCGTGCAGCTTTGCTACTAAGTTTCTTGCCGGCGGCTTCTGCGAGTTTTGCCACCCATTCGATTGCTTGCTGCTCGGTAAGTTCGTTAGCTTCGATTTTGTGCGCCTTCTTTAGGAGGGCTTTATGGGTTTTGGTGCGCTTATCGGGGTGAGGTGCGACAATAACAATATGGGTATCCTCTGGGATGCGGTCGATCCACTGCTCTAAGGCTTGCCATAACTTGGCGTTGGCGTTTACGCTCTTTAAAATTACTAGCCGATGCTGAGCAAATAAGGATTGGCCTTGAAAAACTTCTGGTAGCCCGCTTGGTTCGAGTGTTTCGCCATCAAGTTTTACCAGCTCGCCTGCTGGATGTGACTGAATTAACTGTTCGATTGCTGAGTGAATAATAAATGTGTTCGGACCAAAAATATAACTAAGCATGCTGTGGCTCCGGCTGGCAGTGCAAGCAAATATGCGTCCCTCGCCCGGCTACGCGAGTTTTCATGATGGTCATGCCGCAGCGCGGGCAAGGCGTATTCTCTTTTCTGAATACCCGAGCGAAATCCATGTAACTCCCCTTTTTTCCTTCGGCGTTAACGTAATTT is from Verrucomicrobiia bacterium and encodes:
- the rpsT gene encoding 30S ribosomal protein S20; this encodes MPLIKSAIKRMKQTAKRRARNVAIKRDIKGAVKAFFANPSAETLSAAQSELDTAVKKKLLKKNTVSRRKAQLAKAAKEAGVKLGSSKKKTADEAPAKKPAAKKTTTAKADTKKKTAETKKPKKTEEK
- the holA gene encoding DNA polymerase III subunit delta, which codes for MLSYIFGPNTFIIHSAIEQLIQSHPAGELVKLDGETLEPSGLPEVFQGQSLFAQHRLVILKSVNANAKLWQALEQWIDRIPEDTHIVIVAPHPDKRTKTHKALLKKAHKIEANELTEQQAIEWVAKLAEAAGKKLSSKAARLLVERVGTDQWQLRHAFEKLLLSDAFDEETIKKIIEAVPQANAFAVLDALLAKKSSELTDVLAVLKTSEDPYRFFGLLAQQLFQLALVGEAPQKSADEIAKAIDAHPYPIKKMQASAKRLSPQEIKQMLHELVRLDDQLKTSSGEPWLLIEKALYKMMP